From a region of the Candidatus Methylarchaceae archaeon HK02M2 genome:
- a CDS encoding ABC transporter ATP-binding protein yields MSCFIEFKSVTKKYGEIVALNDTNLKVIKGEILTIIGPNGSGKTTLLKIMAGIDRPNSGEFYFDDVKVDSNKFNEIRSRSTMVFQKTALFTTSVYNNLTYGLKLRGYPKDKIKEKVSEALKMVRLDGYEDRPAKKLSGGEQQRVSLARALVLETELLILDEPTANLDPKNVSIIEETISQVNKEKKTTIVMATHNMFQAQTLADRFAILLDGKIVEVGSTKEILGIQSKYLASFARLENIFRGNSRISDNGISIIEIGDGLDIEATEKRSGRVNLQIRPEDIIISSKDIISSARNTFKGRVVEISDLGSSVRLRIDIGKEIIAQITKTSFLEMQINIGTEVHLTFKASSVILF; encoded by the coding sequence ATGAGCTGTTTTATAGAATTTAAATCTGTTACTAAAAAGTATGGAGAAATTGTAGCTCTTAATGATACAAATTTAAAGGTCATTAAAGGCGAAATCCTTACAATCATCGGTCCCAACGGCTCCGGAAAGACTACTTTGTTAAAAATCATGGCCGGAATTGACAGACCTAATAGTGGAGAATTCTACTTTGATGATGTTAAAGTCGATAGTAACAAGTTCAATGAAATCAGATCAAGAAGTACAATGGTGTTTCAAAAGACTGCTCTTTTCACTACAAGTGTATATAACAATCTGACCTATGGCTTGAAATTAAGAGGATACCCTAAAGATAAGATAAAAGAGAAAGTTTCTGAAGCGTTAAAGATGGTCAGGTTAGATGGGTATGAGGATCGTCCAGCAAAAAAATTATCTGGCGGTGAGCAACAGAGAGTGTCACTTGCTAGAGCTCTGGTCCTCGAAACTGAGCTTCTTATATTGGATGAGCCGACAGCTAACCTCGATCCGAAGAACGTTTCGATTATAGAGGAGACGATTTCACAAGTAAATAAAGAAAAGAAAACTACGATTGTAATGGCTACCCATAATATGTTTCAGGCACAAACCCTTGCTGATAGGTTCGCCATTCTTCTTGATGGTAAGATAGTAGAAGTTGGTTCAACTAAAGAAATTTTGGGGATTCAATCCAAGTATTTAGCAAGCTTTGCTAGACTTGAAAATATTTTTCGAGGTAATTCAAGGATAAGTGATAATGGTATTTCGATTATAGAAATAGGCGACGGACTTGATATAGAAGCTACTGAAAAAAGGAGTGGTAGGGTAAATCTACAGATTAGACCTGAAGATATTATAATCTCAAGTAAAGATATAATCTCAAGTGCAAGAAATACCTTCAAAGGAAGAGTAGTTGAAATATCTGATCTTGGATCCTCAGTAAGGCTTAGAATCGATATAGGAAAGGAAATTATAGCTCAGATCACAAAGACATCTTTTCTCGAAATGCAAATTAATATTGGTACCGAAGTGCATCTTACATTTAAAGCCTCTTCAGTGATTTTATTTTAA
- a CDS encoding ABC transporter permease has translation MSFEILEGLLEALNLIFSGNPTLYDITTRSILISGTATLLSVVWGAPLAIILGLRKFRGKTVIKSLFNALLGVPTVALGLILYLILSRSGPLGFLDILYAPIGIIIGQAILITPITVSFITSAIESVDPEIRDLARTLGASETRASISVVEESSSGFLLAIIASFNRAIAELGVALMVGGNVKGITRVLTTTIALETSRGEVVLAIALTIILLSIVIVVSFLINFIQRRRG, from the coding sequence ATGTCGTTCGAGATACTAGAGGGGCTACTTGAAGCTTTAAACCTCATTTTTTCAGGGAACCCTACATTATACGATATTACAACAAGATCGATCCTTATTTCTGGTACAGCTACTCTCCTCTCAGTTGTATGGGGAGCTCCTCTTGCAATAATTTTAGGTCTAAGAAAATTTCGTGGTAAAACCGTTATAAAGAGTCTTTTCAACGCTTTATTAGGTGTACCTACAGTAGCATTAGGATTAATACTTTATCTTATTCTCTCACGTTCTGGACCTTTAGGTTTTTTAGATATCTTGTATGCTCCTATTGGGATCATCATAGGACAAGCTATCCTGATAACTCCAATTACAGTCAGTTTTATCACTAGCGCTATAGAGTCCGTTGACCCAGAGATAAGGGATTTGGCAAGGACTTTGGGTGCTTCAGAAACACGAGCTTCGATATCAGTAGTAGAAGAATCCTCTAGTGGCTTTCTTCTCGCCATTATAGCTAGTTTCAATAGAGCTATAGCTGAGCTAGGTGTGGCTCTGATGGTTGGGGGGAATGTAAAAGGAATTACAAGAGTCTTGACAACTACGATAGCCTTAGAGACTTCAAGAGGTGAGGTAGTTTTAGCGATTGCCTTAACCATAATTTTGTTGTCAATAGTGATAGTTGTAAGCTTTTTAATAAATTTCATTCAGAGGCGTAGGGGATGA